From Kwoniella europaea PYCC6329 chromosome 3, complete sequence, one genomic window encodes:
- a CDS encoding ATP-dependent RNA helicase HAS1, giving the protein MSAVSPPRDDSLKSAKKRKRPSNSTTAIEKGDVPQPVTDADSTMAEATSSKVTLDGGVDGARNVPGQTYERVPFSTLNLSNPTMNAIQRIGFETMTEVQARTIPPLLAGKDVLGAARTGSGKTMAFLVPSVELLSTLRFKPVNGTGVIIISPTRELALQIFGVAKELMQGHSQTFGVLMGGANRKAEADKLVKGVNLIVATPGRLLDHLQNTKGFVFKNLKALVIDEADRILEIGFEEEMKQIIKLLPSENRQSMLFSATQTTKVTDLARISLRPGPLYINVDEEKQASTVDMLEQGYVVCESDKRFMLLFTFLRKNLKKKVIVFFSSCNSVNYHAELLNYIDVPVLDLHGKQKQQKRTNTFFEFCNAPSGILLCTDVAARGLDIPKVDWIIQFDPPDDPRDYIHRVGRTARAGKTGKSLLFLLPSELGFLRFLKVAKVPLNEYQFPQKKIADVQKQLENLISKNHYLNTSARDGYRSYLQSYASYSLKKIFDVNKLDLAKVGKAFGFSVPPKVNISVGTAKAKKERNDDSDEEDDGVPKKAFYRNRKKGKFQS; this is encoded by the exons ATGTCAGCGGTATCACCACCCCGAGACGATAGTCTCAAATCGGCCAAAAAACGAAAACGACCGTCTAACTCTACCACTGCCATCGAGAAGGGAGATGTACCTCAACCAGTGACAGACGCAGACTCGACCATGGCTGAAGCTACCTCATCCAAGGTCACTCTCGACGGAGGAGTAGACGGAGCGAGAAACGTTCCCGGACAAACATATGAAAGGGTCCCATTCTCTACTTTGAACCTTTCAAATCCAACTATGAATGCTATCCAACGTATTGGGTTCGAGACGATGACCGAAGTTCAAGCTAGAACTATACCTCCTCTTTTGGCTGGTAAAGATGTTTTGGGTGCTGCTAGAACTGGATCTGGTAAGACGATGGCTTTTTTGGTTCCCAGTGTGGAATTGTTGAGTACATTGAGGTTCAAACCTGTTAATG GAACTGGTGTGATCATCATTTCGCCAACTCGAGAACTTGCTCTTCAGATATTCGGAGTCGCTAAAGAACTCATGCAAGGTCATTCTCAGACATTTGGCGTGTTGATGGGTGGTGCGAATAGAAAGGCAGAAGCGGACAAGTTGGTCAAAGGTGTAAACTTGATCGTGGCTACACCAGGTAGATTACTCGACCACTTACAG AACACCAAAGGATTCGTGTTCAAGAACCTCAAAGCTTTGGTCATTGACGAAGCTGATAGGATTTTGGAGATTGGATtcgaggaagagatgaagcAGATCATCAAGCTGTTGCCATCTG AAAACCGTCAATCAATGCTATTCTCAGCCACTCAAACAACAAAAGTTACCGACCTTGCGCGTATCTCCCTTCGACCAGGTCCATTATACATCAACGTAGACGAGGAGAAACAAGCCTCGACAGTAGACATGTTAGAACAAGGTTACGTAGTCTGTGAATCCGACAAGAGGTTCATGCTATTGTTCACATTCTTAAGGAAGAATTTGAAAAAGAAagtcatcgtcttcttttCAAGTTGTAATTCAGTCAACTACCATGCGGAATTATTGAATTACATTGATGTTCCTGTGTTGGATCTACAT GGTAAGcaaaaacaacaaaaacGGACCAACACATTCTTCGAATTCTGCAATGCCCCCTCAGGTATATTGCTTTGTACGGACGTAGCTGCAAGAGGTCTCGATATACCAAAAGTAGATTGGATCATCCAGTTTGACCCACCTGATGATCCAAGGGATTATATCCATAGAGTAGGAAGAACTGCCAGAGCAGGCAAAACCGGGAAATCATTATTGTTCCTATTACCTTCGGAATTGGGTTTCTTGAGGTTTTTGAAAGTTGCCAAAGTCCCTTTGAACGAATATCAATTCCCTCAAAAGAAGATCGCGGATGTTCAGAAACAG CTCGAAAACCTCATATCCAAGAATCATTACTTGAATACCTCCGCAAGAGACGGCTACAGATCATACCTCCAATCATACGCTTCGTACTCCCTCAAGAAGATATTCGATGTGAATAAATTAGATTTAGCTAAAGTAGGTAAAGCATTTGGATTCAGTGTTCCTCCCAAAGTAAACATCTCAGTCGGTACGGCTaaagcaaagaaggaaagaaatgACGacagtgatgaagaagatgatggtgtcCCAAAGAAAGCTTTCTATAGGAataggaagaagggaaaatTCCAATCTTAG
- a CDS encoding mRNA 3'-end-processing protein YTH1, whose translation MAAAASSSTPLDPHLGRAADFVRPDFHQVNLDIEGFLKTQKGYKLDADTQICPLSLTPLGCPLPPSQCPYRHTNPSPANFQPPPPLPPHPREREKKLTVCKHYLRNLCKMGDNCEYTHDWNLRTMPVCVMFVKQGKCELGGECLYFHPRDRRVECPDYNRGFCLLGPECPRKHIRKRLCGAYQSGFCPDGEKCKLSHPPADRPKPEEYINPIPPDPTQFTGPPPQLPAGYGRWREYKYDPNAVVVPAPAWVEGGSLSGWRAGGFLSGNARRNEDRDGHGHGHGGHGGHGGRSFDNRDNRDVPQNAPAGYEKKTGWVKDLSTVLCFRCNQYGHFANTCPNQAVPGDRGGLKRERD comes from the exons ATGGCCGCAGCAGCCAGTTCGTCAACACCTCTTGACCCTCATTTGGGCAGAGCAGCAGATTTCGTTCGACCAGATTTCCATCAGGTCAACTTGGATATAGAGGGATTTCTAAAGACTCAAAAAGGATATAAACTTGATGCTG ATACCCAGATATGTCCTTTATCCCTAACACCTCTCGGATGtccccttccaccttcaCAATGTCCCTATCGTCATACCAATCCCTCTCCAGCAAATTTCcaaccaccacctcctctccctccccACCCTAGAGAACGGGAAAAGAAATTAACAGTGTGTAAACATTACCTCCGAAATCTATGTAAGATGGGAGATAATTGCGAATACACACATGATTGGAATCTACGTACGATGCCTGTCTGCGTGATGTTTGTGAAACAAGGGAAATGTGAATTGGGTGGTGAATGTTTGTATTTTCACCCTAGAGATAGAAGAGTTGAATGTCCAGATTATAACAGAGGTTTTTGTTTATTGGGACCGGAATGTCCAAGAAAACATATTAGGAAGAGGTTGTGTGGAGCTTATCAGAGTGGGTTTTGTCCTGATGGAGAGAAATGTAAACTATCACA TCCCCCAGCAGACCGACCTAAACCTGAAGAATATATAAACCCCATCCCTCCCGACCCTACTCAATTCACCGGTCCACCACCCCAATTACCAGCGGGATACGGTCGATGGAGGGAATACAAATACGATCCTAACGCTGTGGTTGTACCCGCGCCTGCATGGGTCGAAGGTGGTTCTCTCAGTGGATGGAGAGCAGGTGGTTTCTTGTCTGGTAATGCAAGGAGGAATGAAGATCGAGATGGACATGGTCACGGACATGGCGGACATGGTGGACATGGTGGTAGATCATTTGATAATAGGGATAATAGGGACGTGCCACAAAACGCTCCGGCAGGGTATGAGAAGAAAACTGGTTGGGTCAAGGATCTAAGTACGGTATTGTGTTTT AGATGCAACCAATATGGTCATTTCGCAAATACATGTCCGAACCAAGCTGTCCCAGGTGATAGAGGTGgattgaagagggagagggattAG